In Mycolicibacterium mucogenicum DSM 44124, the following are encoded in one genomic region:
- a CDS encoding PE-PPE domain-containing protein, translated as MARGVAVGIAAAAVAGVAAPGAPIVSQVAVRLVDTTIGIGGSFDPLGLSIPMFFYGTAVPQGDSFHVVPYPGQINVEWPIISALPGLSGIPYWPHSLKQSERIGAGYLEQDIAKQAPGEKITILGMSQGAEVAEIARADMAKDPAYVAHAGDYTFTLIGDPYQPNGGILSRFTAWNRMPILGDLFPFGRPGPSDSPFQTTVYQNQYDGFADFPAYFNPLAVVNAVMGIVFEHVLPGYALEPKASSNTVSTTVGNTTYVTFPQRLPLLAPLRLAASLIGAQRLVDAMDPVLRVIIESAYERTADPSQVKQFSWTTPQAKIKAALKELPGALAQSVEILRTGKYTPTLPQPTVDATEPVTPTTDHPATTVDNSPLARAIRQTVVNVTAALTNITRPVAKLLQVVGGQKPTSATPPSTSVKSVAAVTTRVADADEARAPQAVPTTGSRLAATAPRTAQATSGDPDPNAASAAASSSPAASKGKPTKRVRSVRPTPDAVAPVRQTRDRRPQSADAGHTDTGTDATAPSVKVGDRRSETARSTTKSDAPAGTKADHAPSGKGARPAA; from the coding sequence TTGGCGAGGGGTGTCGCGGTCGGCATCGCGGCGGCGGCAGTGGCCGGTGTGGCGGCACCGGGTGCTCCGATCGTGTCGCAGGTCGCCGTACGGCTCGTCGACACCACGATCGGCATCGGTGGGTCCTTCGACCCGCTCGGGCTGAGCATCCCGATGTTCTTCTACGGAACCGCTGTCCCGCAAGGAGATTCGTTCCACGTCGTGCCCTACCCGGGGCAGATCAACGTCGAGTGGCCGATCATCTCCGCGCTGCCGGGTTTGTCGGGCATTCCGTACTGGCCGCATTCCTTGAAGCAGTCCGAGCGCATCGGCGCCGGATATCTCGAGCAGGACATCGCCAAACAGGCACCTGGCGAGAAGATCACCATTCTCGGCATGTCCCAGGGCGCGGAGGTTGCCGAGATCGCGCGCGCCGACATGGCCAAGGACCCGGCCTACGTGGCTCATGCGGGCGACTACACGTTCACCCTCATCGGCGATCCGTACCAGCCGAACGGCGGAATCCTGTCCCGCTTCACCGCGTGGAATCGCATGCCGATTCTCGGTGACCTGTTTCCGTTCGGGCGACCGGGGCCGTCCGACAGTCCATTCCAGACCACGGTCTACCAGAACCAGTACGACGGATTCGCTGATTTCCCGGCGTATTTCAACCCGCTGGCCGTCGTCAACGCCGTCATGGGCATCGTGTTCGAGCATGTCCTGCCGGGATATGCGCTGGAGCCCAAGGCCAGTTCCAACACGGTCAGCACCACCGTGGGCAACACCACGTACGTGACCTTCCCGCAGCGCCTGCCGCTGCTGGCGCCGCTGCGCCTTGCCGCGTCCCTGATCGGGGCGCAGCGCCTTGTCGACGCCATGGACCCGGTTCTGCGCGTCATCATCGAAAGCGCTTATGAGCGCACGGCCGATCCCAGCCAGGTCAAGCAATTCAGCTGGACCACGCCACAGGCCAAGATCAAGGCCGCGCTCAAAGAGCTGCCGGGAGCGCTGGCGCAATCAGTGGAGATTCTCCGGACCGGCAAGTACACGCCGACCTTGCCGCAACCGACGGTGGATGCCACCGAACCGGTGACACCCACCACCGATCATCCCGCGACGACAGTCGACAATTCACCGCTGGCCAGAGCGATCCGGCAGACGGTGGTGAATGTGACTGCGGCGCTGACGAATATCACTCGTCCGGTGGCCAAGCTGCTGCAGGTGGTCGGCGGGCAGAAGCCGACGTCGGCAACGCCACCGAGTACCTCAGTCAAGTCCGTCGCCGCCGTGACGACACGCGTCGCCGACGCCGATGAAGCTCGGGCACCTCAGGCGGTGCCGACAACCGGAAGCCGCCTCGCGGCAACGGCACCGCGGACCGCGCAGGCGACGTCGGGGGACCCGGACCCCAACGCGGCCTCTGCGGCAGCCTCGTCGTCACCGGCCGCCTCGAAGGGGAAACCGACCAAGCGCGTACGTTCGGTGCGGCCGACACCAGACGCCGTCGCGCCGGTGCGGCAGACCCGCGATCGGCGACCGCAGTCCGCGGACGCCGGTCACACAGATACCGGTACCGACGCGACCGCACCGTCCGTCAAGGTCGGCGACCGGCGAAGCGAAACTGCCAGGAGCACAACCAAATCCGA
- a CDS encoding TetR/AcrR family transcriptional regulator: protein MSRPSAGTGKTTAPRSATSGSPRTIRGLDAEQRRIHRREQLLASAFELFARDGYANTSIEQICQNAFVGNKAFYETFDSKEDCYIELLRQIAERIERHVVEILGSAPDDDDETVRLLLSAFAHALVDDPRIAVVAFGECAGISPRVERQRRENRRWTATFVEELWRRREFPEIADNAALDLHALAVLTVGGLFEAVADWLHDHEADPESRPSIDTLIGNLTSFMAVVRAGIAASVR from the coding sequence ATGAGCAGACCGTCGGCGGGCACAGGCAAAACCACCGCGCCACGATCCGCGACATCGGGAAGTCCGCGCACGATACGCGGTCTCGACGCCGAGCAGCGCCGAATCCACCGCCGGGAACAACTGCTGGCATCAGCGTTCGAGCTGTTCGCCCGCGACGGCTATGCGAACACGTCGATCGAGCAGATCTGCCAGAACGCGTTCGTGGGGAACAAGGCGTTCTACGAGACGTTCGACAGCAAAGAAGACTGCTACATCGAATTGCTCCGGCAGATCGCCGAGCGAATCGAACGCCATGTTGTCGAGATCCTCGGCAGCGCACCGGATGACGACGACGAGACCGTCCGGCTGTTGCTGTCGGCGTTCGCCCACGCTCTGGTCGACGACCCCCGGATTGCGGTGGTGGCGTTCGGGGAATGCGCGGGTATCTCGCCGCGGGTCGAGCGTCAGCGTCGCGAGAATCGGCGTTGGACCGCAACGTTTGTCGAAGAATTGTGGCGGCGTCGCGAGTTCCCGGAGATCGCGGACAATGCTGCGCTCGACTTGCATGCGCTGGCGGTCTTGACGGTCGGTGGTCTGTTCGAGGCGGTTGCCGACTGGCTGCACGACCACGAAGCCGACCCCGAATCACGTCCGAGCATCGACACCCTGATCGGCAACCTGACCAGCTTCATGGCAGTGGTGCGAGCCGGTATCGCCGCCTCGGTGCGGTGA
- a CDS encoding LysR family substrate-binding domain-containing protein, translating to MIAVPPSSLSASLTLGYVPGGTPAKWARIWSERHPEAALVLHPVAAADAADALRAGTVDVALLRLPADTSGLAVISLYQETTVAVVPTDHLLTAVDEIAAADLDGEPILVPLDHVVAWADAPGAPVDHRPETTEDAIELVAAGMGALIVPQSLARLYHRKDLTYRPITDAPTCPVALAFPEGEQSELVEEFIGIVRGRKASSSRGQAEPAPKRSAREKTLAKQAARAAAGKVARKPGQAKRGRR from the coding sequence GTGATCGCCGTGCCACCGTCCTCCTTGTCGGCCTCATTGACCCTCGGGTACGTCCCCGGCGGGACGCCCGCGAAGTGGGCGCGGATCTGGTCCGAGCGTCATCCCGAGGCAGCGCTGGTTCTGCATCCGGTCGCCGCGGCCGATGCGGCCGACGCACTCCGGGCCGGCACCGTCGATGTGGCGCTGCTCCGGCTGCCGGCCGACACGAGTGGCCTGGCCGTCATCTCGCTGTACCAGGAGACGACGGTGGCCGTGGTGCCGACCGATCATCTGCTCACCGCCGTCGACGAGATCGCCGCCGCCGACCTCGATGGCGAACCGATCCTCGTACCGCTCGACCATGTGGTTGCGTGGGCCGACGCTCCGGGCGCGCCCGTCGATCATCGGCCCGAAACCACCGAGGACGCAATCGAACTCGTGGCTGCGGGGATGGGTGCGCTCATCGTCCCGCAGTCGCTCGCGCGGCTGTATCACCGCAAGGACCTCACGTACCGGCCGATCACCGACGCGCCCACCTGCCCCGTCGCACTCGCTTTTCCGGAAGGGGAGCAGTCGGAGCTGGTCGAGGAGTTCATCGGCATCGTGCGGGGCCGGAAGGCGAGTTCGTCTCGGGGGCAGGCCGAGCCGGCGCCGAAACGCAGCGCGCGGGAGAAGACCCTCGCCAAGCAGGCGGCCCGGGCCGCGGCCGGCAAGGTCGCGCGAAAGCCGGGCCAGGCCAAGCGCGGTCGGCGCTGA
- a CDS encoding DUF5997 family protein: MSRPNAQSMKPATAAKKLDVYLPATPAEFQENTITRAELAALQADPPQWLKDLRKNGPHPKNLVAAKLGISIAGLTRGGVEKALTTEQIDALLEEKPDWLVIERESYQNVLREQRRIKSLHADQDREA, from the coding sequence ATGAGCAGGCCCAACGCGCAGTCCATGAAACCCGCCACCGCGGCGAAGAAGCTGGACGTGTACTTGCCCGCGACGCCTGCGGAGTTCCAGGAGAACACCATCACCCGCGCCGAGCTCGCCGCCCTGCAGGCCGACCCGCCACAGTGGCTCAAGGACCTCCGCAAAAACGGGCCGCACCCCAAGAACCTGGTGGCGGCCAAGCTGGGCATCTCGATCGCCGGCCTCACGCGCGGTGGCGTCGAGAAGGCGCTGACCACCGAGCAGATCGACGCCCTGCTCGAAGAGAAGCCGGACTGGCTGGTCATCGAACGCGAGAGCTACCAGAACGTGCTGCGCGAGCAGCGACGCATCAAGTCGCTGCACGCCGATCAAGATCGCGAAGCGTGA
- a CDS encoding exodeoxyribonuclease III encodes MADTPNPPLGIATFNVNGIRAARRRGFDAWLAGRGLDVVALQELRCPPAEVGAFDGYHAAIDSGSIPGRNGVAILTREAPSDVRTWVSHPPRSRGLGAQALEGRYLEVDLADAPLTVACLYLPKGGLPAHLQRPGNIRDIPDGGAKYERKMRFLAAFSRELSRNRRAALAAGREFLLLGDLNVAHLPHDVTNWRAAQKMEGFLPEERAWLDAQIGPRTLVDVVRTLHGDRPGPLSWWSWAGESFVKDVGWRIDHHLATPRLARTAVSVTVDKEAAPDARLSDHAPVVVQYAFP; translated from the coding sequence ATGGCTGACACACCGAACCCGCCGCTGGGCATCGCCACGTTCAACGTCAACGGGATCCGGGCGGCACGCCGCCGCGGCTTCGACGCCTGGCTCGCCGGGCGGGGACTCGACGTGGTGGCCCTGCAAGAGCTGCGCTGCCCGCCCGCGGAGGTCGGTGCGTTCGACGGCTATCACGCGGCGATCGACAGTGGCTCCATCCCGGGCCGCAACGGCGTCGCGATCCTGACGCGGGAGGCACCTTCAGACGTGCGGACCTGGGTCTCGCATCCGCCGCGCAGCCGGGGACTTGGGGCGCAAGCGCTCGAGGGCCGGTATCTCGAGGTCGACCTCGCGGACGCTCCCCTCACGGTGGCGTGCCTCTACCTGCCGAAGGGCGGCCTGCCCGCGCACCTGCAGCGGCCCGGCAACATACGCGACATTCCGGACGGCGGCGCCAAGTACGAACGGAAGATGCGTTTTCTCGCGGCGTTCTCGCGCGAGCTGAGCCGTAACCGCCGGGCGGCGCTCGCGGCGGGCCGCGAGTTCCTGCTGCTCGGCGACCTGAACGTGGCCCACCTGCCACACGATGTGACCAATTGGCGGGCCGCGCAGAAGATGGAGGGCTTCCTTCCCGAGGAACGCGCCTGGCTGGACGCACAGATCGGGCCGCGCACACTCGTCGACGTGGTCCGCACGCTGCACGGCGACCGCCCCGGGCCGCTGTCCTGGTGGAGCTGGGCCGGCGAGTCGTTCGTCAAGGACGTGGGCTGGCGCATCGACCACCACCTGGCCACGCCGCGTCTCGCGCGGACCGCCGTGTCGGTGACGGTCGACAAGGAAGCCGCGCCCGACGCGCGACTGTCCGACCACGCGCCAGTGGTCGTGCAGTACGCCTTCCCCTGA
- a CDS encoding VOC family protein — protein MHAMIFVHLPVADVARSRKFFSGLGYSFNETFSSDNAVTLVLGENQFAMLTRRDVFDSLHPAETADASKTKECVVCLAVESRQCVDKLVDGALAAGATAGDTDDEDFMYGRSYNDLDGHSWQIFAMTPVAT, from the coding sequence ATGCACGCCATGATCTTCGTCCACCTGCCCGTCGCCGACGTCGCGCGCTCGCGGAAGTTCTTCTCCGGCCTCGGCTATTCGTTCAACGAGACCTTCAGCAGCGACAACGCGGTGACATTGGTGCTGGGCGAGAACCAGTTCGCGATGCTGACCCGACGCGACGTCTTCGACTCGCTGCACCCCGCCGAAACCGCCGACGCCTCGAAAACCAAGGAGTGCGTCGTCTGTCTGGCCGTCGAAAGTCGCCAGTGTGTGGACAAACTCGTTGACGGTGCCCTCGCGGCAGGCGCAACGGCAGGCGACACCGATGACGAGGACTTCATGTACGGCCGGAGCTACAACGACCTCGACGGCCACTCCTGGCAGATCTTCGCGATGACCCCAGTCGCCACCTAG
- a CDS encoding cupin domain-containing protein, translated as MQSARAHDDDLTDSPIDPSWVVDGHPRARSRRWHTSSDSAVEFYIWDCSAGTFDWTFYSEEAVHIVAGEVRIGDPQTGIWLRPGDSAVFAAGTTHRWHVPDYVRKHATLRTPLPTALIRVGRFATRVGRRLTAAIGHATH; from the coding sequence ATGCAGTCGGCCCGTGCACACGACGACGACCTGACGGACAGCCCGATCGATCCGTCCTGGGTTGTCGACGGCCACCCGCGGGCACGGTCGCGGCGCTGGCACACCAGCAGCGACTCGGCAGTCGAGTTCTACATCTGGGACTGTTCGGCGGGCACGTTCGACTGGACGTTCTACTCCGAGGAGGCGGTGCACATCGTCGCCGGCGAGGTCCGAATCGGCGATCCGCAGACCGGAATCTGGCTCAGGCCCGGCGATTCCGCGGTGTTCGCCGCGGGCACCACCCACCGGTGGCACGTCCCGGACTACGTCCGAAAGCACGCCACTCTGCGTACCCCGCTCCCGACGGCGCTCATCCGGGTCGGCCGCTTCGCGACGCGGGTGGGCCGTCGCCTCACCGCCGCCATCGGGCACGCGACGCACTAG
- a CDS encoding CitMHS family transporter, which produces MLVALGLTMVAAFMVVIMTKRATPIVALIAVPVIFGLLAGAGSGIGKMITDGIKDLAPTAAMLFFAIVFFGIMIDVGLFDPVVRTVIRVVDHDPARLVVGTAVLAAVVSLDGDGSTTFIVTVSALLPLYLKLGVSPVVLTVVAGLANGTMNILPWGGPTARAAAALKISPSEVFVPMIPSLIAGMFIVLAFAWHLGVLERKRIGSIVVRERVLAGVGAGPEPAGLSGGDAFEGAADDSGAISGAFARPKLLWFNALVTVTLLAVLTMDILPIPVLFMIAAAVALIVNFPQVAEQQAAITRHSSSIVSVVGMVLAAAVLTGVFKGTGMVEAVATWVTGIIPDSMGPHLGVITGVLSIPFTFLMSNDAFYFGVLPVLSEAASHYGISAAEMARASITGQPFHMQSPLVPAILLLVALAGVGLADHHKKVLWRAAVVSLTMLVVGVALGQIPL; this is translated from the coding sequence ATGTTGGTTGCCCTCGGCCTCACCATGGTCGCCGCCTTCATGGTCGTCATCATGACCAAACGCGCCACGCCCATCGTGGCTCTGATCGCCGTCCCCGTGATCTTCGGGCTGCTGGCCGGGGCCGGCAGCGGAATCGGGAAGATGATCACCGACGGCATCAAGGACCTGGCGCCCACCGCCGCGATGCTGTTCTTCGCGATCGTGTTCTTCGGGATCATGATCGATGTCGGGCTGTTCGACCCGGTCGTCCGCACCGTGATCCGCGTGGTGGACCACGATCCGGCGCGACTGGTGGTCGGCACTGCGGTGCTCGCGGCGGTTGTCTCGCTCGACGGGGATGGTTCGACGACGTTCATCGTCACGGTCTCCGCGCTGCTGCCCCTCTACCTGAAGCTGGGCGTGAGCCCGGTGGTGCTCACCGTGGTCGCCGGGTTGGCGAACGGCACGATGAACATCCTGCCGTGGGGCGGCCCGACGGCCCGCGCGGCGGCCGCGCTGAAGATCTCTCCGTCCGAGGTGTTCGTCCCGATGATCCCGTCGCTGATCGCCGGGATGTTCATCGTGCTGGCCTTCGCGTGGCACCTGGGAGTGCTGGAGCGCAAAAGGATCGGCTCGATCGTCGTCCGCGAGCGGGTCCTTGCGGGTGTCGGTGCCGGCCCGGAACCGGCGGGCTTGAGCGGCGGCGACGCATTCGAGGGCGCCGCCGACGACTCGGGCGCGATCTCCGGCGCGTTCGCCCGACCAAAGCTGTTGTGGTTCAACGCATTGGTGACCGTCACGCTGCTCGCGGTGCTCACCATGGACATCTTGCCGATCCCAGTGCTCTTCATGATCGCCGCGGCGGTGGCCCTCATCGTCAACTTCCCGCAGGTCGCCGAGCAGCAGGCCGCGATCACCCGGCATTCGTCGTCGATCGTGTCGGTGGTGGGCATGGTGCTCGCCGCTGCCGTACTGACCGGAGTGTTCAAGGGCACCGGCATGGTGGAGGCGGTGGCCACCTGGGTCACCGGCATCATCCCTGACTCGATGGGTCCGCACCTCGGCGTGATCACCGGTGTGCTGTCCATCCCGTTCACGTTCCTGATGTCCAACGACGCCTTCTACTTCGGCGTCCTGCCGGTGCTCTCGGAGGCCGCGAGCCATTACGGGATCAGCGCGGCCGAGATGGCGCGGGCGTCGATCACCGGACAGCCGTTCCACATGCAGAGCCCGCTGGTCCCGGCAATCCTGCTCCTGGTCGCGCTGGCCGGTGTGGGCCTCGCCGATCATCACAAGAAGGTGTTGTGGCGCGCCGCGGTGGTCTCGCTGACGATGCTGGTGGTGGGCGTCGCCCTCGGCCAGATACCGCTCTGA
- a CDS encoding sensor histidine kinase: protein MPRIRLRTQILLLQMVIVTASLAAGFGIIIHRTDTQTRTEFARRAQAIAETVAVDQEVQAGAAAQSAARRAGHPASAAELAAAPLQRQAAAITARTGVLFVVIADNAGYRLAHPDPTQLDRPLSTDPSAVLGGESELTVQQGTLGDSVRAKAPIRGPDGTVVGLVSVGVPMDTVNQATHRTLMLLISLVAIALTVGAIGSALLTRRWRRLTLSLEPEEMAELIREQDAVLHSGAEGVVAIDADGIARVINERARELLGITAEPGTPLSELGLTPRVSAVAAEPTTVPVAAAVNERVVLVSSRRVHRHGTDLGTVLTAVDRTDIEALTRELDSVQAMSSALRAQRHESANRLHVVAGLLRDDRTAEALRYLDEITGRAGVAPVPGLERLDEPHLRAFVGAKAARAHERGVVLRVGEETALVGTLAHPVDTTTVVGNLLDNAIDAAAENAAPGARVPAVELDLLRDGHDLVIVVTDSGPGFTVDDPFLEGVTTRSDPTVPGGRGMGLAIARQVARGHGGDVTIAARGGTDGAPTTVLATIPGGVLGDDA, encoded by the coding sequence ATGCCGAGGATCCGATTACGCACGCAGATCCTGCTCCTGCAGATGGTGATCGTGACCGCCAGCCTGGCCGCCGGTTTCGGCATCATCATCCACCGCACCGACACGCAGACGCGAACCGAATTCGCCCGCCGCGCGCAGGCCATCGCGGAGACGGTAGCCGTGGATCAGGAGGTCCAGGCCGGTGCGGCCGCGCAGTCCGCGGCGCGCCGGGCCGGGCACCCGGCCTCCGCCGCCGAGCTGGCCGCCGCCCCGCTGCAGCGGCAGGCCGCGGCGATCACCGCCCGCACCGGGGTGTTGTTCGTGGTGATCGCCGACAACGCCGGCTACCGCCTCGCACATCCGGACCCGACGCAGCTGGACCGGCCCCTGAGCACCGATCCGTCCGCCGTACTCGGTGGCGAGTCCGAACTGACCGTGCAGCAGGGCACTCTCGGCGATTCGGTGCGCGCGAAGGCGCCGATCCGCGGTCCCGACGGCACGGTCGTCGGCCTGGTGAGTGTCGGCGTGCCGATGGACACCGTCAACCAGGCCACCCATCGCACCCTGATGCTGCTGATTTCTTTGGTGGCGATTGCGCTGACCGTGGGGGCGATCGGCTCGGCGCTGTTGACCCGGCGGTGGCGCCGCCTCACCTTGAGCCTGGAGCCCGAGGAGATGGCCGAGCTGATCCGCGAGCAGGACGCGGTGCTGCATTCGGGCGCCGAGGGGGTCGTCGCGATCGACGCGGACGGCATCGCCCGGGTGATCAACGAGCGGGCGCGGGAGTTGCTCGGCATCACGGCCGAACCAGGGACGCCGCTCAGCGAGCTGGGCCTGACGCCCCGCGTGTCGGCGGTCGCGGCAGAGCCGACGACGGTGCCGGTGGCCGCGGCCGTCAACGAACGCGTGGTGCTGGTGTCGTCCCGGCGGGTGCACCGCCACGGCACCGATCTGGGTACGGTGCTCACCGCAGTGGACCGCACCGACATCGAGGCGCTCACGCGGGAACTGGACTCGGTGCAGGCGATGAGCTCTGCATTGCGGGCGCAGCGCCACGAGTCGGCGAACCGCCTGCACGTGGTGGCAGGCCTGCTCCGCGACGACCGGACCGCCGAGGCGCTGAGGTACCTGGACGAGATCACCGGCCGAGCCGGCGTCGCCCCGGTGCCGGGTCTGGAACGCCTGGACGAGCCGCATCTGCGGGCATTCGTCGGCGCGAAGGCCGCCCGCGCGCACGAGCGCGGCGTCGTGCTGCGAGTGGGTGAGGAGACGGCACTGGTCGGCACGCTCGCCCACCCGGTGGACACCACCACGGTGGTCGGGAATCTGCTCGACAACGCGATCGACGCGGCAGCCGAGAACGCGGCGCCGGGCGCGCGCGTCCCGGCGGTGGAGTTGGATCTGCTGCGCGACGGGCATGATCTGGTGATCGTGGTGACGGATAGCGGACCCGGGTTCACCGTCGACGACCCCTTCCTCGAAGGCGTCACCACTCGATCCGACCCGACGGTGCCGGGTGGGCGCGGCATGGGTCTGGCCATCGCCCGGCAGGTGGCGCGCGGACACGGTGGCGACGTCACCATCGCCGCCCGCGGCGGCACGGACGGCGCGCCGACCACGGTGCTGGCGACGATTCCGGGAGGTGTTCTGGGCGATGACGCGTGA
- a CDS encoding response regulator, with translation MTRELRILVVDDDFRVAALHASVVDSMVGLVTVGSARTIAEARTIVADADAAQAPVDLALVDVYLPDGSGIDLVRSLRCDAFILGAADDAASIRAGLAAGALHYLIKPFPNTELARRLAAYTAYRRILDGPHLSQEQVDSAVSVLRSERPATKKDDGVSLTERLIVDALRASGEPLLADEIAQLVGVSPATARRYLADLVRVGTLTMGLQYGSTGRPRQRYALAT, from the coding sequence ATGACGCGTGAGCTGCGAATCCTGGTGGTGGACGACGACTTTCGAGTCGCCGCGCTGCACGCGTCGGTGGTGGATTCGATGGTCGGTCTGGTCACGGTTGGCTCGGCGCGTACCATCGCGGAAGCCAGGACGATCGTGGCCGACGCGGACGCCGCGCAGGCACCGGTGGATCTCGCGCTGGTCGACGTCTACCTGCCGGACGGCTCCGGCATCGACCTGGTGCGCAGCCTGCGCTGCGACGCCTTCATCCTGGGCGCCGCGGACGATGCGGCCAGCATCCGGGCCGGGCTCGCCGCGGGCGCCCTCCACTATCTGATCAAGCCGTTTCCGAACACCGAGTTGGCGCGGCGCCTGGCCGCATACACGGCGTATCGGCGGATCCTCGATGGCCCGCACCTGTCCCAGGAGCAGGTGGACTCGGCGGTCTCGGTGCTGCGGTCCGAGCGGCCGGCCACCAAGAAAGACGACGGCGTCTCGCTGACCGAGCGCCTGATCGTGGACGCGCTCCGCGCGTCGGGTGAACCACTGTTGGCCGACGAGATCGCGCAATTGGTGGGCGTCTCCCCCGCGACCGCGCGGCGCTACCTCGCGGATCTGGTGCGGGTCGGCACCCTCACGATGGGCCTGCAGTACGGCTCTACCGGCCGTCCTCGTCAGCGTTATGCATTGGCCACCTAG
- a CDS encoding IS630 family transposase — protein sequence MGTRGRPVVELVLTDDERETLQRWARRSKSSQALAQRCRIVLGCAAGKSNKEVAADEGVWPQTVGKWRGRFLEARLEGLADEPRPGAPRKITDEAVEQLIVATLERQPKGATHWSRSSMAAETGLSKSTVGRIWKSFGLKPHQVDTFKISNDPQFVDKVRDVVGLYLDPPEKALVLCVDEKSQIQALDRSAPVLPMMPGMPERRTHDYVRHGITTLFAALDVATGEVYGSIHRRHRAIEFKKFLTKLDNTVPADLDVHLICDNYSTHKSPTVTKWLAAHPRFHMHFTPTYSSWLNQVERWFGLLTDQKLRRGVHRSIQALEKDIREWIADWNDNPRPFNWTKTADEIFERLGSYLQRIPGAGH from the coding sequence GTGGGAACCAGGGGTAGGCCGGTAGTCGAGTTGGTGTTGACCGACGACGAACGTGAGACGTTGCAGCGGTGGGCCCGTCGATCGAAGTCCTCGCAGGCGTTGGCCCAACGTTGTCGGATCGTGTTGGGTTGCGCGGCAGGGAAATCCAACAAGGAAGTCGCCGCTGATGAAGGTGTGTGGCCGCAAACGGTCGGCAAATGGCGTGGACGGTTCCTGGAGGCGCGACTGGAGGGTCTGGCCGATGAGCCGCGTCCTGGTGCGCCGCGCAAGATCACCGACGAGGCGGTCGAGCAGCTGATCGTGGCCACGTTGGAGCGTCAACCCAAAGGCGCCACGCACTGGTCGCGGTCTTCGATGGCGGCTGAGACCGGGTTGTCGAAGTCAACGGTCGGACGGATCTGGAAGTCGTTCGGCCTCAAGCCGCATCAGGTGGACACCTTCAAGATCAGCAACGACCCGCAGTTCGTCGACAAGGTCCGTGACGTCGTGGGGTTGTATCTGGACCCGCCGGAGAAGGCACTGGTGCTCTGCGTCGATGAAAAATCGCAGATCCAGGCCTTGGATCGCAGCGCGCCGGTCCTGCCGATGATGCCCGGCATGCCCGAGCGCCGCACCCATGACTACGTGCGGCACGGAATCACCACCTTGTTCGCCGCCCTGGATGTGGCCACCGGCGAGGTCTACGGCTCGATTCACCGCCGGCACCGCGCGATCGAGTTCAAGAAGTTCTTGACCAAGTTGGACAACACCGTGCCCGCTGACCTGGACGTCCATCTGATCTGCGACAACTACTCGACGCACAAATCGCCGACAGTAACCAAATGGCTTGCCGCCCATCCCCGATTCCACATGCACTTCACCCCGACCTACTCGTCGTGGCTCAACCAGGTCGAGCGGTGGTTCGGGTTACTCACCGACCAGAAACTGCGCCGCGGCGTTCACCGCTCAATTCAGGCCCTCGAGAAGGACATTCGCGAGTGGATCGCAGACTGGAACGACAACCCCCGCCCGTTCAACTGGACCAAGACCGCCGACGAGATCTTCGAACGACTCGGTTCATATCTTCAACGAATTCCCGGCGCAGGACACTAG